In Marisediminicola antarctica, one DNA window encodes the following:
- a CDS encoding NAD(P)-dependent oxidoreductase has protein sequence MNQNQSTTVGFIGLGNMGSGMTRNLQKAGFSLVVTDIRRESADELVAGGAVWAGSPADVAAASDIVITMLPTPRHVESVVFGPRGILEGISDGGVWIDMSTSVPEVAQRVRAENRHRNLRILDAPVSGMSVGAANGTLQIFVGGDVLDVELVRPVLEAMGDPERIMHVGAAGNGYAVKLMINQLWFSHLVATAEVLAIGVKAGVDLEVLRQSIIASPATSNFIENDVLSILDHGDYDEGFAIALACKDLGLSVDLARSVGVPSELSSLVEQIYRRAKAQYGDLAGEMTPVKLYEDLIGAPLRRVAPDTGPILTAVA, from the coding sequence ATGAACCAAAACCAGTCGACCACGGTCGGCTTCATCGGCTTGGGCAACATGGGATCGGGAATGACCCGGAACCTCCAAAAGGCGGGCTTCTCGCTCGTCGTCACCGATATCCGCCGGGAATCCGCGGATGAGCTCGTCGCAGGTGGAGCGGTCTGGGCCGGGAGCCCCGCCGACGTCGCCGCGGCAAGCGACATCGTCATCACAATGCTCCCCACCCCCCGCCACGTGGAATCCGTCGTGTTCGGACCACGCGGCATTCTCGAGGGCATCTCCGACGGCGGTGTGTGGATCGACATGTCCACCTCGGTTCCGGAGGTCGCGCAGCGCGTCCGCGCCGAGAACCGGCACCGGAATCTGCGCATCCTCGATGCGCCCGTGTCGGGAATGTCCGTCGGCGCCGCCAACGGCACCCTCCAGATCTTCGTCGGCGGCGACGTGCTCGATGTCGAACTCGTGCGCCCCGTCCTCGAGGCGATGGGTGATCCGGAGCGGATCATGCACGTCGGTGCCGCCGGCAACGGCTACGCGGTCAAGCTCATGATCAACCAGCTCTGGTTCTCGCACCTTGTCGCCACCGCCGAGGTGCTCGCGATCGGGGTCAAGGCGGGCGTCGACCTCGAGGTGCTGCGCCAGTCGATCATCGCCAGCCCCGCCACCAGCAACTTCATCGAGAACGACGTGCTCTCGATCCTCGATCACGGCGACTACGACGAAGGATTCGCCATCGCCCTCGCCTGCAAGGACCTCGGCCTGTCCGTCGATCTCGCCCGATCCGTCGGCGTTCCGTCGGAGCTCTCGAGTCTCGTCGAGCAGATCTACCGTCGCGCGAAGGCGCAGTACGGCGATCTGGCCGGCGAGATGACACCCGTCAAACTCTACGAAGACCTCATCGGCGCGCCACTACGGCGCGTCGCCCCCGACACCGGGCCAATCCTTACGGCGGTCGCATGA
- a CDS encoding iron-containing alcohol dehydrogenase family protein: protein MNSLPPQSTPLEQMRIDLDPKPFARFGRGRVSEVGSATAATGAASALIVTDAFLAGSPVVAAVRASLEGANIVVSVFDGVVPNPTTTSLDLGSDLARDLGVEAIVAVGGGSSMDAAKGIALGAVNSNRGIDLDFRSGFEREALPIVAVPTTSGTGAEVNAFGVITDVSAQRKFYVGSASALARTAILDPDLTVGLPPAATAATGMDALTHSLESYLSLMPNPYSDGIALQVISTVAEYLPRAVADGGDIEARSQLLFASHIAGVGFSHTGLGLVHGIAHPLGGRFGIPHGLALCIVIEEVLRFNLEAREQRIARVAFALGVGDTAASDASNAESAITAIADLAHRVGMTARLGSFGVTGADLASLADDTLADAVTVNNPRVPVASDITRILEAAL from the coding sequence ATGAACTCCCTCCCCCCACAGTCCACCCCGCTCGAGCAGATGAGAATCGACCTCGACCCGAAGCCATTCGCCCGATTCGGTCGGGGACGAGTGAGCGAAGTGGGCAGCGCCACTGCCGCGACCGGTGCCGCCAGCGCGCTGATCGTGACGGATGCCTTCCTGGCGGGGTCACCCGTCGTCGCGGCGGTGCGGGCCTCGCTCGAAGGCGCGAACATCGTCGTGTCGGTGTTCGACGGGGTCGTGCCGAACCCGACGACAACCTCGCTCGATCTCGGCAGCGACCTCGCCCGCGACCTCGGGGTCGAGGCGATCGTCGCGGTCGGCGGGGGGTCGTCGATGGATGCCGCGAAGGGAATCGCTCTCGGTGCGGTCAACTCCAATCGCGGGATCGACCTCGACTTCCGGAGCGGCTTCGAGCGGGAGGCGCTCCCCATCGTCGCTGTTCCGACGACGTCGGGCACCGGGGCGGAGGTCAACGCCTTCGGGGTGATCACTGACGTCTCGGCGCAGCGCAAGTTCTATGTCGGCTCCGCGAGCGCGCTCGCGCGGACGGCGATCCTCGATCCGGACCTGACGGTCGGGCTGCCGCCCGCGGCCACCGCGGCGACGGGGATGGATGCGCTCACGCACTCGCTCGAGTCGTACCTGTCGCTGATGCCCAACCCCTACAGTGACGGAATCGCGCTGCAGGTCATCTCGACCGTCGCCGAGTACCTGCCTCGCGCGGTCGCCGATGGGGGCGACATCGAGGCGCGCTCGCAGTTGCTCTTCGCCTCCCACATCGCCGGGGTCGGCTTCTCGCACACGGGCCTCGGGCTCGTGCACGGCATCGCGCACCCACTCGGCGGACGGTTCGGCATCCCGCACGGCCTCGCGCTGTGCATCGTGATCGAGGAGGTGCTGCGCTTCAACCTCGAGGCTCGGGAGCAGCGCATCGCGCGCGTCGCCTTCGCGCTGGGGGTCGGCGACACCGCGGCATCCGACGCATCCAACGCCGAGTCGGCGATCACCGCGATCGCCGACCTCGCGCACCGCGTCGGGATGACCGCCCGGCTGGGCTCCTTCGGGGTCACCGGCGCCGACCTCGCCTCCCTCGCCGACGACACGCTCGCCGACGCGGTCACGGTCAACAACCCGCGGGTGCCGGTCGCATCCGACATCACCCGCATCCTGGAGGCTGCCCTGTGA
- the galT gene encoding galactose-1-phosphate uridylyltransferase: protein MAPITKREYVLADGRELIYFDDADSTLNPDRKPDARVLDPRPTTATMRQDVLTGEWVSIASARQNRVFLPPAHLDPLAPATDTNPSEVPDNYDVAVFENRSPSFGPELGDVPAAGSIGIGRTHPSIGRCEVVCFSPEHEGSFGSLSQSRARTVIEAWADRTAALSALPGVEQVFPFENRGEEIGVTLSHPHGQIYAYPYVTPRTRRLIDQVDALGPDLFEQILTSERASERVVLSGEHWTAFVPFAARWPIEVHMLPHRHIPDFTATNEAERDELSSIYLRLLRGIDALYDTPTPYIAAWHQAPVTEKRDEIRLMLQVTSPRRAENKLKYLAGSEAAMGAWIGDVAPEQAAAFIREGIAKA from the coding sequence ATGGCTCCCATTACGAAGCGCGAATATGTTCTTGCCGACGGACGGGAGTTGATCTACTTCGATGACGCCGACTCCACGCTGAACCCCGATCGCAAACCGGATGCGCGTGTGCTCGACCCTCGTCCGACGACCGCGACGATGCGCCAGGATGTCCTCACCGGGGAATGGGTGTCGATCGCCTCGGCGCGGCAGAACCGTGTCTTCCTCCCGCCGGCGCACCTCGACCCGCTGGCTCCCGCGACCGACACGAACCCGTCGGAGGTCCCCGACAACTACGACGTCGCGGTCTTCGAGAACCGGTCGCCGTCGTTCGGCCCCGAGCTGGGCGACGTGCCCGCCGCCGGGAGCATCGGCATCGGCCGCACGCATCCGTCCATCGGCCGGTGCGAGGTCGTCTGCTTCAGCCCCGAGCACGAGGGGTCGTTCGGCAGCCTGAGCCAGTCGCGCGCTCGCACCGTGATCGAGGCGTGGGCCGATCGCACCGCGGCGCTCTCGGCGCTGCCGGGCGTCGAGCAGGTGTTCCCATTCGAGAACCGGGGCGAGGAGATTGGCGTGACGCTGAGCCACCCACACGGCCAGATTTACGCCTACCCCTACGTCACCCCCCGCACCCGCCGCCTGATCGACCAGGTCGACGCGCTCGGCCCCGACCTGTTCGAGCAGATTCTCACGAGCGAGCGCGCCAGCGAGCGCGTCGTGCTGAGCGGCGAGCACTGGACGGCGTTTGTGCCTTTCGCGGCGCGCTGGCCCATCGAGGTGCACATGCTCCCCCACCGCCACATCCCGGATTTCACTGCCACCAATGAGGCCGAGCGAGACGAGCTGTCGAGCATCTACCTGCGCCTGCTGCGCGGCATCGACGCGCTCTACGACACTCCGACGCCGTACATCGCAGCCTGGCACCAGGCTCCGGTCACCGAGAAGCGCGACGAGATCCGCCTCATGCTCCAGGTCACGTCGCCGCGTCGCGCCGAGAACAAGCTCAAGTACCTCGCCGGGTCCGAAGCTGCGATGGGCGCCTGGATCGGCGACGTCGCGCCGGAGCAGGCCGCCGCATTCATTAGAGAAGGAATCGCGAAAGCATGA
- a CDS encoding aldose 1-epimerase family protein, producing MRPPTGEQFALTRTSGNRQSRAIITELAAGLRALSVDGIDLVETYPDASLPPWGSGIVLAPWPNRIRDGVWMLDGSAQQLDLTEVERGNAIHGLLRNTGYRVAERSADSVTLAATVFPQHGYKFQLETTVRYALTDDGITVTHGIHNVGTASAPVAVGAHPYLRLGDVPVDDLALTLPATTHIEVDDRLNPVAVTLVDGTAYDLRAGRRVGDLQLDDGFGGVGAGDTHRLTAPDGRFVELWRDAELAWVQVFTNRKFPRNGEIGLAIAIEPMTAPANAFNSGEGVRWLEPGQSWNLDWGIRYSG from the coding sequence ATGAGACCACCTACCGGGGAACAATTCGCACTCACGAGGACGAGCGGGAATCGGCAATCACGGGCAATCATAACGGAGCTTGCGGCTGGCCTCCGCGCCCTCTCGGTCGACGGAATCGATCTCGTCGAGACCTACCCCGACGCTTCACTCCCGCCTTGGGGTTCCGGCATCGTGCTCGCCCCGTGGCCGAATCGCATCCGCGATGGGGTATGGATGCTGGATGGCAGCGCACAGCAGCTCGACCTCACCGAGGTTGAGCGGGGCAACGCCATCCACGGACTGCTTCGAAACACGGGCTACCGTGTCGCCGAACGTAGCGCCGACTCCGTGACACTCGCGGCGACCGTGTTCCCGCAGCATGGCTACAAGTTCCAACTCGAGACGACTGTGCGCTACGCGCTGACGGATGACGGGATCACCGTCACGCACGGCATCCACAATGTCGGCACAGCGAGTGCGCCCGTCGCGGTCGGCGCGCACCCCTATCTGCGCCTCGGCGACGTGCCCGTCGACGACCTCGCCCTCACACTCCCCGCGACGACCCACATCGAGGTCGATGACCGCCTCAACCCGGTCGCGGTAACTCTGGTCGACGGCACCGCCTACGACCTCAGGGCGGGCCGCCGGGTCGGCGACCTTCAGCTCGACGACGGCTTCGGCGGGGTCGGGGCGGGCGACACGCATCGGCTGACCGCCCCAGACGGCCGCTTCGTCGAGCTCTGGCGCGACGCGGAATTGGCTTGGGTGCAGGTATTCACGAACCGCAAGTTCCCCCGGAACGGGGAGATCGGCCTCGCGATCGCGATTGAGCCGATGACCGCGCCGGCGAACGCCTTCAACAGCGGTGAGGGCGTGCGTTGGCTGGAACCGGGGCAGTCGTGGAACCTCGACTGGGGCATCCGTTATTCTGGGTAG
- a CDS encoding VIT1/CCC1 transporter family protein, with protein MNVTPLPPSREAGGTAREPSPSDIRRWRRYLADERAEAAVYRDLAARRSGEEREILLALAEAEGRHQQHWIALLGDDAEPRSGGDTRTRVLGFLARRFGSVFVLALAQRSESRSPYEKDADATAAMAADERIHEEVVRGLAARGRSRLSGSFRAAVFGANDGLVSNLALVAGVSASGLAPGAVLLTGVAGLLAGALSMGAGEYVSVRSQRELLESSTPNPRTGNVVPDLDVDANELALVYRARGMTPEEAAARAGDMLADHALRDSSNDGDDHEAVGSAMRAATTSFCFFASGAIIPIIPFLFGISGIAALVIAAVLVGGALLATGAVVGILSGGPPLGRALRQLAIGYGAAAATYLLGLAFGTVVG; from the coding sequence ATGAACGTCACGCCACTGCCCCCGTCGCGGGAGGCCGGCGGCACGGCTCGCGAGCCGAGCCCGTCCGACATCCGCCGGTGGAGGCGCTACCTCGCCGACGAGCGCGCCGAGGCGGCCGTCTACCGCGACCTCGCCGCGCGGCGTTCCGGTGAAGAGCGCGAGATCCTCCTCGCGCTCGCCGAGGCCGAGGGGCGCCACCAGCAGCACTGGATCGCCCTGCTCGGCGACGACGCGGAACCGCGCAGCGGCGGCGACACGCGCACCAGGGTGCTGGGCTTCCTCGCCCGCCGGTTCGGGTCGGTCTTCGTGCTCGCCCTCGCGCAACGGTCTGAGTCGCGGTCGCCCTACGAGAAGGACGCGGATGCGACGGCCGCGATGGCCGCGGACGAGCGCATCCACGAGGAAGTCGTGCGTGGACTGGCCGCGCGTGGTCGAAGTCGGCTCTCCGGCAGCTTCCGCGCAGCTGTGTTCGGCGCGAACGACGGGCTCGTCAGCAACCTCGCCCTCGTCGCCGGGGTCAGCGCCAGCGGCCTCGCCCCCGGCGCGGTACTGCTGACCGGCGTGGCCGGGCTGCTCGCCGGCGCGCTCTCGATGGGGGCGGGGGAGTACGTCTCGGTGCGGTCGCAGCGTGAGCTGCTCGAATCGTCCACCCCCAACCCGAGGACGGGCAACGTCGTTCCCGACCTCGACGTCGACGCGAATGAGCTCGCGCTGGTCTACCGTGCCCGTGGGATGACCCCGGAGGAGGCCGCCGCGCGTGCGGGCGACATGCTTGCCGACCACGCGCTGCGCGACTCGAGCAACGACGGTGACGACCACGAAGCCGTCGGCTCCGCGATGCGCGCCGCCACGACGAGCTTCTGCTTTTTCGCGTCGGGGGCGATCATTCCCATCATCCCGTTCCTGTTTGGCATCAGCGGCATCGCCGCGCTCGTCATCGCCGCGGTGCTCGTCGGTGGGGCCCTGCTCGCAACCGGCGCCGTCGTCGGGATCCTGTCGGGCGGTCCGCCGCTAGGGCGCGCCCTGCGACAGCTCGCGATCGGCTACGGCGCTGCCGCGGCGACCTACCTCCTCGGCCTCGCGTTCGGCACGGTCGTCGGCTGA
- a CDS encoding pilus assembly protein CpaE: MISTELARALHDSGLAWHPASGDAFRIDRPEVDADVFTVSEMTVEAYEHPTGTILGFNGTTEWALDSVDLEDALWLPREDQLRELLRATFRSLQRDTGTWDGESVYRVEAVIAGRTVSFTGSDAADAYGRALLALIDLSSASPIDDQAADVPWIS; the protein is encoded by the coding sequence ATGATTTCCACCGAACTGGCCAGGGCGCTTCATGACTCCGGACTCGCGTGGCATCCCGCCTCGGGGGATGCGTTCCGCATCGACCGGCCAGAAGTCGACGCCGACGTGTTCACGGTGAGTGAGATGACCGTCGAGGCCTACGAGCATCCGACCGGCACGATCCTCGGCTTCAACGGCACGACCGAGTGGGCGCTTGACTCGGTCGACCTCGAGGACGCGCTCTGGCTTCCGCGGGAGGACCAGCTGCGCGAGCTCCTCCGCGCGACGTTCCGCAGCCTGCAACGCGATACCGGCACTTGGGACGGCGAATCCGTGTACCGAGTCGAAGCGGTCATCGCGGGCAGGACGGTGTCATTCACCGGTTCGGATGCAGCCGACGCATACGGACGCGCGCTGCTTGCCCTAATTGACCTCTCCTCGGCAAGCCCTATTGATGATCAGGCGGCTGACGTACCGTGGATCTCATGA
- the galK gene encoding galactokinase, with amino-acid sequence MTDIRDEVRAGFAETFGYEPIGLWSAPGRVNLIGEHTDYNEGFVLPFAINRRTILALGLRSDRMLRIASSFADELVELDLSELSTDNLHGWSAYPLGVAWALGEHGADLGAVPGFDIFIDSDVPVGAGLSSSAAIESAVALALNDVWQLGFDRRTLARVGQLAENKAVGAPTGIMDQSASLLGKTDSAVFLDCRTLESEVIDLGFAAAGLELLIIDTGVSHSHATGGYADRRASCELGAKLLGVTSLREVTIDDLPRAREVLDEVTFRRVRHIVTENQRVLDTVRTLREQGPRAIGDLLDASHRSMRDDFEISVPELDLAVETATMNGALGARMTGGGFGGAAIALVPTDAVSRLQVAIDGAFAEHGFGQPDTFVVNAAKGASRD; translated from the coding sequence ATGACCGACATCAGAGACGAGGTTCGGGCGGGCTTCGCTGAGACCTTCGGATACGAGCCGATCGGCCTATGGTCCGCCCCCGGCCGGGTCAACCTCATCGGCGAGCACACCGACTACAACGAGGGCTTCGTGCTGCCGTTCGCGATCAACCGGCGCACCATCCTCGCGCTCGGCCTGCGCTCCGACCGGATGCTGCGCATCGCGAGCTCATTCGCCGACGAGCTGGTCGAGCTCGACCTCTCCGAGCTCAGCACCGACAACCTGCACGGCTGGTCAGCCTATCCGCTTGGCGTCGCCTGGGCACTCGGCGAGCACGGCGCCGACCTCGGAGCCGTTCCCGGCTTCGATATCTTTATCGACTCCGACGTTCCCGTCGGTGCCGGGCTCTCGTCCTCCGCCGCGATCGAGAGTGCCGTCGCGCTCGCCCTCAACGATGTGTGGCAGCTCGGGTTCGACCGCCGCACCCTTGCGCGGGTCGGACAGCTCGCCGAGAACAAGGCCGTCGGCGCCCCGACAGGGATCATGGACCAGTCGGCGTCGCTGCTCGGTAAGACCGACTCGGCCGTCTTCCTCGACTGCCGCACGCTTGAGTCCGAGGTCATCGACCTCGGCTTTGCCGCGGCCGGGCTCGAACTGCTCATCATCGACACGGGCGTCAGCCACTCCCACGCGACCGGGGGCTACGCCGACCGTCGCGCGTCGTGCGAGCTGGGCGCGAAGCTACTCGGAGTCACCTCGCTGCGCGAGGTCACGATCGACGACCTCCCCCGCGCTCGCGAGGTTCTCGACGAGGTGACCTTCCGTCGCGTGCGGCACATCGTGACCGAGAACCAGCGCGTGCTCGACACCGTCCGTACCCTCCGCGAGCAGGGCCCGCGGGCGATCGGCGATCTGCTCGATGCATCCCACCGCTCGATGCGCGACGATTTCGAGATCTCGGTGCCCGAACTCGACCTCGCCGTCGAAACCGCAACGATGAACGGTGCCCTCGGCGCCCGGATGACGGGCGGCGGGTTCGGCGGTGCGGCGATCGCCCTCGTGCCGACGGACGCGGTGTCGAGATTGCAAGTCGCTATCGATGGGGCGTTCGCCGAGCACGGCTTCGGTCAGCCTGATACTTTCGTGGTGAACGCTGCCAAGGGAGCCAGCCGCGACTAG
- a CDS encoding Rieske 2Fe-2S domain-containing protein, protein MREIPLFKLIERLETAAALDPVIRRVKGVVDGVIRPQWLRDTLHGVWVGHPLHPIAVQVPVGAWMSAGILDLLPRTHVGARTLVGVGVAAAIPTALAGYTDWARLHDRQLRVGIVHSAATLVATGLYAASFLQRAKGRHGSGKALSFTGLAVVSAAAFLGGHLSYRQAAGVNHAVDTLERFPRGWHPIGSLADLDEGRLMRRSVGELLLVVYRRGEHVMALSDACSHLSGPLSEGRLVVGDEPCVECPWHASTFSLISGDVVRGPATANQPRFDTRVVAGTVEVHLPEA, encoded by the coding sequence ATGCGTGAGATCCCGTTATTCAAACTGATCGAGCGGTTAGAGACCGCGGCAGCGCTCGACCCCGTGATCCGCAGGGTGAAGGGTGTCGTCGACGGTGTCATCCGGCCGCAATGGCTGCGCGACACCCTGCATGGCGTCTGGGTCGGGCATCCGCTGCATCCGATCGCCGTGCAAGTACCCGTCGGGGCGTGGATGTCGGCGGGAATCCTTGACCTGCTTCCACGCACACACGTGGGTGCCCGCACGCTCGTCGGCGTGGGAGTGGCCGCGGCGATCCCGACAGCCCTCGCCGGCTACACGGATTGGGCGCGGCTGCACGATCGTCAGCTGCGGGTCGGCATCGTGCACTCCGCGGCTACACTCGTCGCCACCGGCCTCTACGCCGCCTCGTTTCTGCAGCGGGCGAAGGGCCGCCACGGCAGCGGCAAGGCGCTGAGCTTCACGGGGCTCGCCGTTGTGTCGGCGGCCGCCTTCCTCGGAGGTCACCTCAGTTACCGGCAGGCGGCCGGGGTTAATCACGCCGTGGATACCCTGGAACGTTTTCCGCGGGGGTGGCACCCCATTGGCTCGCTCGCCGACCTCGACGAAGGGCGGCTGATGCGGCGCAGTGTCGGCGAATTGCTGCTCGTCGTGTATCGGCGTGGCGAGCACGTAATGGCGCTCTCCGACGCCTGCAGTCACCTCTCCGGCCCGCTCAGCGAGGGCAGGCTCGTTGTGGGCGATGAGCCGTGCGTCGAGTGTCCGTGGCACGCGAGCACCTTCTCGCTGATCTCGGGCGATGTGGTGCGGGGCCCCGCGACCGCGAACCAGCCCAGGTTCGACACGAGGGTCGTCGCTGGCACCGTCGAGGTGCACCTGCCCGAGGCCTGA
- a CDS encoding aldehyde dehydrogenase codes for MSATHEDWIAAAAALRPETRLFIGGVFRAAADGATFDSIAPRDGSLIARVSSAGEADVDAAVAAAHAAFESGVWSRADRRERQRVLVKLADLMLENLDELALLESLDSGHPISDARNVDVPSAARTLRWYAEALDKIYDEIAPTGEDALALVSREPLGVVGAVVPWNYPLIITAWKIGPALAAGNSVVLKPAENTSLSALKLAELAAEAGIPAGVFSVVPGLGAIAGRALGRHPLVDKIAFTGSPAVGKAFLGYAAESNAKQVSLELGGKSAQLVLADAPDLAACASAVAWGIFYNAGQTCHAGSRLIVDEAVHADLLAEVLKIGRSLVIGDPLDPATQIGPIVSQVQLDRVLGYVDVAVAEGAVVHGGARLHPAGLENGFYVEPTVYDGVENASRIGQEEIFGPALSVTTVRGAAEGVRVANDSAYGLAASVWTSDVTTAHRVARALRAGTVWVNTYDAADVITPFGGVKQSGSGRDRSLHAFDSYTSLKTTWIQLGSTPLD; via the coding sequence ATGAGCGCGACACACGAGGACTGGATCGCCGCAGCCGCCGCGCTCCGACCCGAGACACGACTGTTCATCGGCGGCGTATTCCGCGCCGCCGCCGACGGCGCGACCTTCGACAGCATCGCACCGCGGGACGGATCGCTGATCGCCCGGGTGAGCTCCGCCGGCGAGGCCGATGTCGACGCCGCCGTGGCCGCTGCCCATGCCGCGTTCGAGTCGGGGGTGTGGTCGCGCGCCGACCGCCGCGAACGCCAGCGCGTGCTCGTGAAGCTCGCCGACCTCATGCTCGAGAACCTCGATGAGCTCGCGCTGCTCGAATCGCTCGACTCCGGGCATCCGATCAGCGATGCGAGAAACGTCGACGTCCCCAGCGCAGCGAGGACCCTCCGCTGGTACGCGGAGGCGCTCGACAAGATCTACGACGAGATCGCCCCCACGGGTGAGGATGCACTCGCGCTCGTCAGCCGGGAACCGCTCGGGGTCGTCGGCGCGGTGGTTCCGTGGAACTACCCCCTCATCATCACCGCGTGGAAGATCGGCCCGGCGCTCGCCGCCGGCAACTCGGTGGTGCTCAAGCCCGCCGAGAACACGAGCCTGTCGGCGCTCAAGCTCGCGGAGCTCGCGGCCGAGGCCGGAATTCCCGCCGGGGTGTTCTCCGTCGTTCCGGGGCTCGGCGCGATCGCGGGGCGGGCACTCGGCCGCCATCCGCTCGTGGACAAGATCGCCTTCACCGGATCACCGGCCGTGGGAAAGGCGTTCCTCGGCTACGCCGCGGAATCCAACGCGAAGCAGGTCTCCCTGGAGCTCGGCGGCAAGTCGGCCCAGCTCGTGCTCGCCGACGCTCCCGACCTCGCCGCCTGTGCCTCCGCCGTGGCCTGGGGGATCTTCTACAACGCCGGCCAGACCTGCCACGCCGGGAGCCGGCTCATCGTGGACGAGGCGGTGCACGCCGACCTGCTCGCCGAGGTGCTCAAGATCGGCCGCTCGCTCGTCATCGGCGACCCGCTCGATCCGGCCACCCAGATCGGACCGATCGTGAGCCAGGTGCAGCTCGACCGGGTGCTCGGGTATGTCGATGTCGCGGTGGCCGAGGGCGCCGTTGTGCATGGGGGTGCACGGCTGCACCCAGCCGGGCTGGAGAACGGGTTCTACGTCGAACCGACCGTGTACGACGGCGTGGAGAACGCATCGCGCATCGGCCAGGAGGAGATCTTCGGACCGGCGCTCTCGGTGACGACCGTGCGGGGGGCAGCCGAGGGGGTGCGTGTGGCCAACGACAGCGCGTACGGACTCGCCGCGTCGGTCTGGACGAGCGACGTGACGACGGCGCACCGCGTCGCGCGGGCTCTGCGCGCCGGCACCGTGTGGGTCAACACCTACGACGCCGCCGACGTGATCACCCCGTTCGGCGGGGTCAAGCAGTCCGGCTCGGGCCGCGACCGATCCCTGCACGCCTTCGACTCGTACACCTCCCTGAAGACAACGTGGATCCAGCTCGGGTCCACGCCGCTCGACTGA
- a CDS encoding NAD-dependent succinate-semialdehyde dehydrogenase: MTNSPTPADEAALLASLPTGLYIGGAWRDASDGGTLDVIDPSTGRTLLAIASATAEDGAAALDAAVAAQHDWARTAPRERAEILRRAFDAVTERADDFALLITLEMGKPLAESRGEVAYGAEFLRWFSEETARISGRFAMAPDGKSRLLVMKRPVGPSLFITPWNFPLAMATRKIAPAIAAGCTMVLKPAALTPLTSLLFTQVLAEVGLPAGVLNVIPTASAGAVTGPLIRDPRLRKLSFTGSTEVGRRLIADAAQQVLRVSMELGGNAPLIVFDDADLDKAVDGAMLAKLRNGGEACTAANRILVQEGVAEEFTSRLVERMRAHTVARGTDPTSKIGPLVDEGTRHKVHELVTSAIADGATLALGGHPIDGPGYFYEPTVLTGVPTHAGILQEEIFGPVAPIVTFSTEAEAIRLANDTPFGLVAYAFTRDLNRGLRLAEELEVGMFGLNTGIVSNPAAPFGGVKQSGMGREGGAEGIEEYLETRYVGIADPYAEALG; encoded by the coding sequence GTGACGAACTCGCCCACCCCCGCCGACGAGGCCGCCCTGCTCGCGTCGCTGCCCACCGGCCTCTACATCGGCGGGGCCTGGCGCGACGCGAGCGACGGTGGCACCCTCGACGTGATCGACCCCTCGACGGGTCGAACACTGCTCGCCATCGCGTCCGCGACCGCCGAGGACGGCGCAGCGGCTCTCGACGCCGCCGTCGCCGCCCAGCACGACTGGGCGAGGACCGCGCCGCGGGAGCGGGCCGAGATCCTGCGCCGCGCCTTCGACGCCGTCACCGAGCGGGCCGACGACTTCGCCCTGCTGATCACGCTCGAGATGGGCAAGCCCCTCGCGGAGTCCCGTGGTGAGGTCGCCTACGGCGCGGAGTTTCTCCGCTGGTTCTCCGAGGAGACGGCGCGCATCAGCGGGCGATTCGCGATGGCGCCCGACGGGAAGAGCCGACTGCTCGTCATGAAGCGCCCCGTCGGGCCCAGCCTGTTCATCACCCCGTGGAACTTCCCACTCGCGATGGCGACGCGCAAGATCGCCCCGGCGATCGCCGCGGGCTGCACGATGGTGCTCAAGCCGGCCGCGCTCACCCCGCTCACCTCGCTGCTGTTCACGCAGGTGCTCGCCGAGGTGGGGCTGCCGGCCGGCGTGCTCAACGTCATCCCGACCGCGAGCGCGGGCGCCGTGACCGGGCCGCTCATCCGCGACCCCCGCCTGCGCAAGCTCTCCTTCACCGGGTCCACCGAGGTCGGCCGGCGCCTCATCGCGGATGCCGCGCAGCAGGTGCTCCGCGTGTCGATGGAACTCGGCGGCAACGCCCCGCTGATCGTCTTCGACGACGCCGACCTCGACAAGGCTGTCGACGGCGCGATGCTCGCCAAGCTCCGCAACGGGGGCGAGGCCTGCACCGCCGCCAACCGCATCCTCGTGCAGGAGGGAGTGGCAGAGGAGTTCACCTCCCGTCTTGTCGAGCGGATGCGGGCGCACACCGTAGCCCGGGGAACCGACCCCACCTCGAAGATCGGTCCGCTCGTCGACGAGGGCACGCGGCACAAGGTCCACGAGCTCGTCACCTCCGCGATCGCCGACGGGGCGACCCTCGCACTCGGCGGGCACCCGATCGACGGACCCGGATACTTCTACGAGCCGACAGTGCTCACTGGCGTTCCCACCCATGCCGGCATCCTGCAGGAGGAAATTTTTGGGCCGGTCGCGCCGATCGTGACGTTCTCGACCGAGGCCGAGGCGATCCGCCTCGCCAACGACACTCCCTTCGGACTCGTCGCCTACGCGTTCACGAGAGACCTCAATAGGGGCCTGCGACTCGCGGAGGAACTCGAGGTCGGGATGTTCGGGCTCAACACAGGAATCGTCTCGAACCCTGCCGCGCCATTCGGTGGCGTCAAGCAGTCAGGAATGGGGCGCGAGGGCGGCGCGGAGGGCATCGAGGAGTATCTTGAGACCCGCTACGTGGGCATCGCCGACCCCTACGCCGAGGCGCTCGGCTAG